ATCAAAGAGTGTTTCTTGATCGCCGCAGGTTACGGTGATTTGAGCTCTGAGCGTGCTTATTTGCGAGGCGAGACCATTTCATGTGTGAGAGAAGATGGTGGCGTCATTGAAACACGACTGGATTCTTATGCCGTGGGTGAAGACGGCAAAGCCGGTATTCGTGGCCGATTAGTGTCGAAACAAGGCCAGCTGGTGGCCAAATCGATGATGGCCGGATTCCTTCAGGGCTTGGCAGGCGCATTTGATGTGAATCCTGTACCAACGATTCAGACGGGTAATGCCGGTGATACTCAGCTGTACCAGCAAGTCATGAGCCAAGAAGCATTACAAGGCGCTGCGATTAAAGGCACAGGTAAAGCATTGGATCGAGTGGCCAAGTTCTATTTGGACATGGCTGAAAATATGTTCCCAGTCATAGAGGTAGACGCTGCAAGGAAAATTGAAGTCATAGTCACTCGTGGGGCCTCGTTGTCGTTGGCCAATTCGCAAGGGGGAGGTGCAAGAAGATGAAAAAATCCTGCATGTTGCTAACCGATCGAAGTCCGTTTCAGACAATAAGATGTGTATCCAGAGGAGAGTTAACCATGACGACATCAATGCAGAACAACCCAAAGCACCAGTCAAAACAGTGGTCTAAAGCTGGATTACTTTTATTGGCAGTCGGCTCAACCTTATTGTCTGGCTGTAGTTCATTGGGTCTTGGGAGTAGTGAATATGGATGCCCAGGTATGCCTGACGGTGTGCGCTGTTTATCCGCTCGTGAAGTCTATGAGCTTACCAGTAATGGCGCTGCACCCAAGACGATTGATGCTGTGGCGACTCGAATTGGTTCTCCCTCTGGGTATTCACAATCTGATTTAGAGACAGGACTACTTAGCCATCCAGCATTACCTGAGACGCAGCAATCTGCACCTATTCGCATTCCTTCAAGGGTGATGCGAATTTGGATTGCGCCTTGGGAGGATGACCGTGGAGATCTGAATTTATCCAGCTACGTGTTTACCGAAATTGAACCGCGCCGGTGGGATATTGGGGTGTCAGCACCTCGAACGGTTTCGCCTGTGCTACGTCCACTTCAGACTCAGAGCGATTCAACCTCAGCGGGAGCTGATGGTAAGCGCGATAACTTGAGTATCTACGGAGAAACTAACGAATGACAAATGCAGTTCGCAGCATTCAAACTCAGCGCCTAATGACCATTGGTGCGCTTGGTTTGATGGCGTTAATGATTTCGGAGCCCTCATTTGCGGGCACCGGTGGTGATGCTTTCACCGATGTGTGGGATACCCTAAAAGATTGGACCCAAGGTACTTTGGGACGGATCGTAGCGGGAGCCATGGTTCTGGTGGGTATTGTGGGCGGTATCGCTCGCCAAAGCTTGATGGCTTTTGCTCTGGG
The sequence above is a segment of the Marinomonas sp. IMCC 4694 genome. Coding sequences within it:
- the traV gene encoding type IV conjugative transfer system lipoprotein TraV, with protein sequence MTTSMQNNPKHQSKQWSKAGLLLLAVGSTLLSGCSSLGLGSSEYGCPGMPDGVRCLSAREVYELTSNGAAPKTIDAVATRIGSPSGYSQSDLETGLLSHPALPETQQSAPIRIPSRVMRIWIAPWEDDRGDLNLSSYVFTEIEPRRWDIGVSAPRTVSPVLRPLQTQSDSTSAGADGKRDNLSIYGETNE
- the traA gene encoding TraA family conjugative transfer protein is translated as MTNAVRSIQTQRLMTIGALGLMALMISEPSFAGTGGDAFTDVWDTLKDWTQGTLGRIVAGAMVLVGIVGGIARQSLMAFALGIGGGMGLYNTPTVVESVMSATLPVVASTQEVIGTTVPAISAVLLGT